In Penaeus chinensis breed Huanghai No. 1 chromosome 26, ASM1920278v2, whole genome shotgun sequence, a single genomic region encodes these proteins:
- the LOC125038916 gene encoding uncharacterized protein LOC125038916 isoform X1, whose translation MTNAPLAKMTTGRQRAFRALCIAACSIVWTALSASAKSIPTSDFFIRILQCHEEGGDIYSKPKMKASFCAYDTGCYKVACGNITSNNVTLVGLSQIAVYIKTPRFRNSKSVEISVTSKDPRVTGFKFYIRDNVTGESLSTGKVQDPTSSLEVKANGSFVRRKCYKFSFTPIVKVTGCKNPVTEYAVACYNAPDTTDMEDNTLPLTLSFSTVMLLGASLSILVFACLAVTAAIYRRKKSGIEQHGKRGDRTLRANRVLVVHALDDCKLQEKCTELCIAISTHLGDARKVQDIYLTKDSSLLLDPQAWVTDRVIATTDEGAEEDRTKIVLVLSPLMAHLREALDEEKAEFDFFGRHPHPHDPALKTFLRHLATPALKMDYQRLLLVRFADLHEHWSGDLHDLVPGKRFILPNHEDQFLDAIGFRKSIV comes from the exons ATTTTTTCATCAGAATTCTTCAGTGCCATGAAGAAGGCGGAGACATCTATTCCAAACCAAAG ATGAAAGCCAGCTTTTGTGCCTATGACACGGGCTGCTACAAGGTTGCCTGCGGGAACATCACTTCGAACAATGTAACTCTGGTCGGGCTGTCACAGATTGCCGTGTACATCAAAACGCCTAGATTCAG AAATTCCAAATCGGTCGAAATCTCAGTGACTTCAAAGGATCCAAGAGTCACTGGTTTTAAATTCTACATTCGCGACAACGTGACGGGGGAGAGCTTATCAACAGGTAAAGTTCAAGATCCAACTTCTTCGCTGGAGGTGAAGGCGAATGGAAGTTTCGTTCGCAGGAAATGTTACAAGTTTTCC TTCACGCCGATAGTGAAGGTAACAGGCTGTAAGAATCCTGTAACAGAATATGCAGTGGCTTGTTACAACGCCCCAGATACGACAGACATGGAAGATAATACTCTACCATTGACCTTGAG ttTTAGCACAGTAATGTTACTAGGAGCTAGCTTATCAATCCTCGTGTTCGCCTGCCTCGCCGTCACTGCCGCCATCTATCGGAGGAAAAAATCGGGAATCGAGCAACACGGCAAACGAGGAGATAGAACTTTACGAG CGAATAGAGTACTTGTGGTTCACGCTCTTGATGACTGCaagttgcaagaaaaatgtaCGGAGTTGTGTATTGCAATCAGTACTCACCTGGGGGATGCTAGAAag GTACAAGACATTTACCTGACGAAGGACAGCTCCCTCCTCCTTGACCCTCAGGCATGGGTCACAGACAGGGTCATAGCTACCACCGACGAAGGAGCAGAGGAAGATAGAACGAAgattgttcttgttctctctccgcTTATGGCTCATCTGCGGGAAGCCTTGGACGAAGAAAAAGCTGAATTTG ATTTCTTCGGtcgccaccctcacccccacgaCCCAGCGCTAAAGACATTCCTCCGCCACCTTGCTACGCCAGCGCTCAAGATGGATTACCAGCGCCTTCTCCTTGTTAG ATTCGCTGATCTCCACGAACACTGGTCAGGTGATCTTCATGACCTTGTACCTGGGAAGAGATTCATCTTACCGAACCACGAAGATCAGTTCCTAGATGCAATAGGTTTTAGAAAAAGTATAGTTTGA
- the LOC125038916 gene encoding uncharacterized protein LOC125038916 isoform X2: MCRILQCHEEGGDIYSKPKMKASFCAYDTGCYKVACGNITSNNVTLVGLSQIAVYIKTPRFRNSKSVEISVTSKDPRVTGFKFYIRDNVTGESLSTGKVQDPTSSLEVKANGSFVRRKCYKFSFTPIVKVTGCKNPVTEYAVACYNAPDTTDMEDNTLPLTLSFSTVMLLGASLSILVFACLAVTAAIYRRKKSGIEQHGKRGDRTLRANRVLVVHALDDCKLQEKCTELCIAISTHLGDARKVQDIYLTKDSSLLLDPQAWVTDRVIATTDEGAEEDRTKIVLVLSPLMAHLREALDEEKAEFDFFGRHPHPHDPALKTFLRHLATPALKMDYQRLLLVRFADLHEHWSGDLHDLVPGKRFILPNHEDQFLDAIGFRKSIV; this comes from the exons AATTCTTCAGTGCCATGAAGAAGGCGGAGACATCTATTCCAAACCAAAG ATGAAAGCCAGCTTTTGTGCCTATGACACGGGCTGCTACAAGGTTGCCTGCGGGAACATCACTTCGAACAATGTAACTCTGGTCGGGCTGTCACAGATTGCCGTGTACATCAAAACGCCTAGATTCAG AAATTCCAAATCGGTCGAAATCTCAGTGACTTCAAAGGATCCAAGAGTCACTGGTTTTAAATTCTACATTCGCGACAACGTGACGGGGGAGAGCTTATCAACAGGTAAAGTTCAAGATCCAACTTCTTCGCTGGAGGTGAAGGCGAATGGAAGTTTCGTTCGCAGGAAATGTTACAAGTTTTCC TTCACGCCGATAGTGAAGGTAACAGGCTGTAAGAATCCTGTAACAGAATATGCAGTGGCTTGTTACAACGCCCCAGATACGACAGACATGGAAGATAATACTCTACCATTGACCTTGAG ttTTAGCACAGTAATGTTACTAGGAGCTAGCTTATCAATCCTCGTGTTCGCCTGCCTCGCCGTCACTGCCGCCATCTATCGGAGGAAAAAATCGGGAATCGAGCAACACGGCAAACGAGGAGATAGAACTTTACGAG CGAATAGAGTACTTGTGGTTCACGCTCTTGATGACTGCaagttgcaagaaaaatgtaCGGAGTTGTGTATTGCAATCAGTACTCACCTGGGGGATGCTAGAAag GTACAAGACATTTACCTGACGAAGGACAGCTCCCTCCTCCTTGACCCTCAGGCATGGGTCACAGACAGGGTCATAGCTACCACCGACGAAGGAGCAGAGGAAGATAGAACGAAgattgttcttgttctctctccgcTTATGGCTCATCTGCGGGAAGCCTTGGACGAAGAAAAAGCTGAATTTG ATTTCTTCGGtcgccaccctcacccccacgaCCCAGCGCTAAAGACATTCCTCCGCCACCTTGCTACGCCAGCGCTCAAGATGGATTACCAGCGCCTTCTCCTTGTTAG ATTCGCTGATCTCCACGAACACTGGTCAGGTGATCTTCATGACCTTGTACCTGGGAAGAGATTCATCTTACCGAACCACGAAGATCAGTTCCTAGATGCAATAGGTTTTAGAAAAAGTATAGTTTGA
- the LOC125038916 gene encoding uncharacterized protein LOC125038916 isoform X3 yields the protein MKASFCAYDTGCYKVACGNITSNNVTLVGLSQIAVYIKTPRFRNSKSVEISVTSKDPRVTGFKFYIRDNVTGESLSTGKVQDPTSSLEVKANGSFVRRKCYKFSFTPIVKVTGCKNPVTEYAVACYNAPDTTDMEDNTLPLTLSFSTVMLLGASLSILVFACLAVTAAIYRRKKSGIEQHGKRGDRTLRANRVLVVHALDDCKLQEKCTELCIAISTHLGDARKVQDIYLTKDSSLLLDPQAWVTDRVIATTDEGAEEDRTKIVLVLSPLMAHLREALDEEKAEFDFFGRHPHPHDPALKTFLRHLATPALKMDYQRLLLVRFADLHEHWSGDLHDLVPGKRFILPNHEDQFLDAIGFRKSIV from the exons ATGAAAGCCAGCTTTTGTGCCTATGACACGGGCTGCTACAAGGTTGCCTGCGGGAACATCACTTCGAACAATGTAACTCTGGTCGGGCTGTCACAGATTGCCGTGTACATCAAAACGCCTAGATTCAG AAATTCCAAATCGGTCGAAATCTCAGTGACTTCAAAGGATCCAAGAGTCACTGGTTTTAAATTCTACATTCGCGACAACGTGACGGGGGAGAGCTTATCAACAGGTAAAGTTCAAGATCCAACTTCTTCGCTGGAGGTGAAGGCGAATGGAAGTTTCGTTCGCAGGAAATGTTACAAGTTTTCC TTCACGCCGATAGTGAAGGTAACAGGCTGTAAGAATCCTGTAACAGAATATGCAGTGGCTTGTTACAACGCCCCAGATACGACAGACATGGAAGATAATACTCTACCATTGACCTTGAG ttTTAGCACAGTAATGTTACTAGGAGCTAGCTTATCAATCCTCGTGTTCGCCTGCCTCGCCGTCACTGCCGCCATCTATCGGAGGAAAAAATCGGGAATCGAGCAACACGGCAAACGAGGAGATAGAACTTTACGAG CGAATAGAGTACTTGTGGTTCACGCTCTTGATGACTGCaagttgcaagaaaaatgtaCGGAGTTGTGTATTGCAATCAGTACTCACCTGGGGGATGCTAGAAag GTACAAGACATTTACCTGACGAAGGACAGCTCCCTCCTCCTTGACCCTCAGGCATGGGTCACAGACAGGGTCATAGCTACCACCGACGAAGGAGCAGAGGAAGATAGAACGAAgattgttcttgttctctctccgcTTATGGCTCATCTGCGGGAAGCCTTGGACGAAGAAAAAGCTGAATTTG ATTTCTTCGGtcgccaccctcacccccacgaCCCAGCGCTAAAGACATTCCTCCGCCACCTTGCTACGCCAGCGCTCAAGATGGATTACCAGCGCCTTCTCCTTGTTAG ATTCGCTGATCTCCACGAACACTGGTCAGGTGATCTTCATGACCTTGTACCTGGGAAGAGATTCATCTTACCGAACCACGAAGATCAGTTCCTAGATGCAATAGGTTTTAGAAAAAGTATAGTTTGA